CAGCGCTATTTATTTCACAAGTACAACACAGGCATTAAAAGATTAAAGGAGTTAAAAAATGGGACCAATTATCGCAATCGGAGCAGGCCTCGCAGCAGGACTCGCAGTCGTCGGAGCAGCTCTCGGCATCGGCCGTATCGGTGGTGCAGCAACTGAAGGCATCAGCCGTCAGCCTGAAGCAGCGAACAAGATTCAGACTGCCATGATCATTGCGGCGGCTCTTATCGAAGGTGCGGCTCTGTTCGCTCTCGTTATTGCCTTCCTCATGCTCGACAAGATCAAAGTCTGATTTTTAAGAATCGGCGGCTCAAGGCATGGTACTCTTAACAGGTACAAGCATCGATCTTCTGAAGGTTTCACCCGGTCTGGTATTCTGGACCGCGGTGACTTTCATTCTCGTGCTTGTTGTTCTCTGGCTCTTCGCATGGAAGCCTATTCTCCACGGGCTTGATGCACGTAACGAGAAAATCCAAGACGATCTCGACAACTCGCGCAAATTGCGGGAGCAAGCCGAATCGCTCATGGCTGATTACAAGAAACACCTTGATGCTGCAAAAGATCAGGCGTTGCAGATTATCGACGAAGGTAAGCGCGACGCCGAATCAGTCAAAAACCGTATCATCGCAGACGCTAAAAAAGAAGCTGATGCAATTCATGACAGGGCAATTGCAGAGATCTCTCAGGCGAAAGTCAGAGCGGTTAAAGAACTTGAGAAAGAGGTCGTAGACATCAGTGTTGCGATTATCTCTAAGATTCTGAACCGCGATGTGTCCAAAGATGATCATCGCAATATCATTCTCAAAGAACTTGATCAGCTGAAGTCATCAAAATGATTTTCAATAAGGTTGCACACAATTACGCGCTGGCACTTTCACAGGTGTCAGGCCTAAATCTGGAACAGGCAGAAGAAGATCTTCATGCCATTCGCGACGCGTTGCGCGCCGACGAGAAGTTTTCGATATTTGTGCAATCCCCCGGCTTAGGCACGGCAGTGAAGCGAAAAGCATTCGTTGCGGCCCTTGAAGGCAAAGTGCAAAAAGCCGTGCTGAGTCTCTGCCTCATTCTCATCGAGCGGCGCAGAATGAGAATCTTGCCTGAGATATTCGTGTCTTTCAGGCACATTGTCGACGAGATTCTGGGCCGCACCTATGTCGACGTGCTCATTGCAAAAAATCTGAATACCGAAGCGGCACCGCTCGACGATGCAATGAAGCAGGCGATACTCGACAAAATCGAGAAGAACCGTGCCGCCTTCGGACTTCACGCAACAAAAAAGCTCAACTATACCATGAGCGTTAAGGTTAATCCAGAGCTGCTTGCGGGTATCAGCGTGCGTGTCGCGGATTACATATTCGACGGCACAGTCGCGCGCAACCTGATTCACTGGCACGATGTTGCAGCAGTACACCCGTTCGACGTTTCAAAGGCATTTTCGGAATAATTAAGGCGACGAGGAAACAATGAAAATTAATACAGCAGAAATCGTTTCGGTTCTCAAGAGCGAAATTCAGAACTACGGGCAGACTCTGACGATCGACGAGGTCGGTCAGGTTCTCGAGGTCGGCGACGGCATCGCCCGTGTCTATGGTCTTTCAAACTGCCTTGCGGGTGAGATGCTCGAGTTTGAGAACGGAGTCATGGGCCTTGCCTTCAACCTCGAAGAAAGTTCTGTGGGTGTTGTAATTCTCGGTGACTACCTGAAGATCAAAGAAGGTTTCACGATTAAGCGCACTGGCCGCATTCTCGAAGTGCCGACGGGCGATGCGCTGATCGGCCGCGTGGTGAGCCCACTCGGCGAGCCGCTCGACGGCAAAGGGCCGATCGTCACGAAGAGCACGCGCCCTGTCGAAATTATCGCTCCCGGTATTGCGCGCCGCAAGCCGGTTACAGAACCAATGCAGACCGGTATTAAATCGATCGATGCAATGATTCCGATCGGCCGCGGCCAGCGCGAACTGATCATCGGTGACCGCTCAACCGGCAAGACCGCAATTGCGATCGATACCATTATCAACCAAAAGGGTACAGGCGTTATCTGTGTCTATGTCGCAATTGGTCAGAAATCCTCAACTGTTGCGGGAGTGATCGATAAGCTCAAAGAAAACGGAGCGATGGATTACACGATCGTCGTTGCCGCGAACGCGTCAGACCCTGCAGCGATGCAATACCTTGCGCCTTATTCAGGCACAGCGATGGCAGAAGAGTTCATGTACAACCAGGGCAAAGCGACGCTTTGTGTGTACGATGACCTTTCGAAGCAGGCAAATGCATACCGCCAGATGTCGCTCTTGCTGCGCCGCCCGCCGGGCCGAGAAGCGTATCCTGGTGACGTATTCTATCTGCATTCGCGTCTGCTCGAGCGTGCGGCGAAACTGAACGACAAATATGGCGGCGGCTCGCTGACTGCTCTGCCAGTTATCGAAACGCAAGAAGGCGAGGTTTCGGCTTATATTCCCACAAACGTGATTTCGATCACCGACGGTCAGATTTACCTGCAGCCGAACCTCTTTGCGGCAGGCGTGCGCCCCGCAGTTGATGTCGGCATCTCGGTGTCGCGCGTCGGTGGTTCAGCGCAGACCAAGGCGATGAAGAAAGTTGCCGGTACCCTGCGACTCGACCTGGCGCAGTTTCGCGAACTCGAAGCGTTTGCACAGCTCGGCACCGAACTTGACCCGGCGACACAGCGCCAGATCGACCGTGGTTCGCGCCTCGTCGAACTGCTGAAACAACCCCAGTACAAGCCAATGCCGGGTGAAAAGCAGGTCATTTCAATCTACGCTGCGACGAAAGGTTTCATGGATAAAGTTCCGGTGGCGCAGATTCGTGAATTCGAAACGAAGCTGCTCGACTTTATCGAGAAGACGCATAACGAATTCTATGTCACCATTCGTGATACCAAAGGGCTGCCTGACGAAGCCAAACTGAACTCAGTGCTGAAAGATTTTGCCGAGTCATTTCTTTCAAACAAATCAGGAGACCCTCGCTAATCGAATTGGTCTGACGCAAAAAAACTATGGCGACCTCGAAAGAAATACGCAGCAGAATCGGCTCGGTGCAAAACACCAAGAAGATTACGCGCACCATGGAACTGGTGTCGACGGCCAAGGCAAAAAAGGCTGTCGATAAGGTAGTTGCCTCACGCCCTTACGCCGACAAAATTCGCGAGCTGATCGGTTCTTTGGCCGCGCAGGGTGAGGTAGCAGACCACCCGCTGCTGCGCAAGCATTCGCATATACGCCGGGCGCTCGTGGTGATTGTTACCGCGAACCGCGGGCTTTGCGGTGGTTACAATGCCAACGTGCTGCGCACAGGTATCGCCCTCATCGAAGAATACAAGAAGCAGAACGTCGAGGTGGTTGTGCACCTGATCGGCAAGAAAGCAATTTCATTCTTCAACTATCAGAAGATTCCGTATGCGGCATCGTTCACGCATATTGACGACAAGATGGGTTTTGGCGACGCTCAGAAATTCGCCGAAGACTATATGGAGAAGTTTGCACTCGAAGCCGTCGACAAAATTGACGTTATTTATACAAAATACTTCAGCGCGGCGAACCAGAAACCGGTTACCGAAACGATTCTGCCGGTAGAAATTAACGAGAGTGAGAAAGGTCACAAGTCACAGCCGTTTCTTTTTGAGCCAGACCCGCAGGCAATTCTGCAGTCATTGCTGCCGAAAGCGATTTGCCAGAACTTTTATCAGGCATTGCTCGACGCCAACGCCTCAGAGCAGATCGCGCGCCGAATCGCAATGAAGAATGCGACCGACGCGGCATCAGACATGATTAAAGCACTTACACTTCAGTACAACCGAGTGCGCCAGGCCAAGATTACGCAAGAAATTGCAGAGATCGTGGGCGGCGCCGCTGCAATTCAATAAGGAGATATGAATGTCATCAACCGGAAAAGTTAGCCAGGTCATCGGGTCAGTTCTCGATGCAAAATTTCCAGAGGGCAAGATGCCCGAAATTTACAACGCGCTTGAATTGCAAGTACAGGGCCAAAAACTTGTCTGCGAAGTGCAGCAACACCTCGGCGGCGGCGCGGTACGCGCTGTTGCGCTCGGTTCAACCGACGGCGTTGCTCGTGGGCAAGACATTATCGACACGGGAGCACCGATATCGATTCCCGTTGGTCTCAAATCACTCGGTCGCATCTTTAACGTGCTCGGTGAGCCGGTAGACGAAGCCGGCCCCGTACAGGTCGATGAACGCCGCCCGATTCACCGCGCGGCCCCCAGTTTTGAAGATATCGAGCCGAAAACTCAGATCTTTGAAACAGGCATTAAGGTTATCGACCTGCTCGAGCCCTATATTCGGGGTGGCAAAACAGGTCTCTTTGGTGGTGCGGGTGTGGGCAAAACCGTTATTATTCAAGAGCTGATCAATAACATTGCAAAACAACACGGTGGTTACTCGGTATTTGCCGGTGTCGGCGAGCGTACACGTGAAGGTACCGACCTTTATCTTGAAATGCAAGAATCGGGCGTTATCGATAAAACCTGCCTCGTTTATGGTCAGATGAATGAACCACCAGGGGCACGTCTTCGTGTGGCGCTGACGGCGCT
The sequence above is a segment of the Turneriella parva DSM 21527 genome. Coding sequences within it:
- the atpE gene encoding ATP synthase F0 subunit C, with the translated sequence MGPIIAIGAGLAAGLAVVGAALGIGRIGGAATEGISRQPEAANKIQTAMIIAAALIEGAALFALVIAFLMLDKIKV
- the atpF gene encoding F0F1 ATP synthase subunit B; this translates as MVLLTGTSIDLLKVSPGLVFWTAVTFILVLVVLWLFAWKPILHGLDARNEKIQDDLDNSRKLREQAESLMADYKKHLDAAKDQALQIIDEGKRDAESVKNRIIADAKKEADAIHDRAIAEISQAKVRAVKELEKEVVDISVAIISKILNRDVSKDDHRNIILKELDQLKSSK
- the atpH gene encoding ATP synthase F1 subunit delta; this translates as MIFNKVAHNYALALSQVSGLNLEQAEEDLHAIRDALRADEKFSIFVQSPGLGTAVKRKAFVAALEGKVQKAVLSLCLILIERRRMRILPEIFVSFRHIVDEILGRTYVDVLIAKNLNTEAAPLDDAMKQAILDKIEKNRAAFGLHATKKLNYTMSVKVNPELLAGISVRVADYIFDGTVARNLIHWHDVAAVHPFDVSKAFSE
- the atpA gene encoding F0F1 ATP synthase subunit alpha, with protein sequence MKINTAEIVSVLKSEIQNYGQTLTIDEVGQVLEVGDGIARVYGLSNCLAGEMLEFENGVMGLAFNLEESSVGVVILGDYLKIKEGFTIKRTGRILEVPTGDALIGRVVSPLGEPLDGKGPIVTKSTRPVEIIAPGIARRKPVTEPMQTGIKSIDAMIPIGRGQRELIIGDRSTGKTAIAIDTIINQKGTGVICVYVAIGQKSSTVAGVIDKLKENGAMDYTIVVAANASDPAAMQYLAPYSGTAMAEEFMYNQGKATLCVYDDLSKQANAYRQMSLLLRRPPGREAYPGDVFYLHSRLLERAAKLNDKYGGGSLTALPVIETQEGEVSAYIPTNVISITDGQIYLQPNLFAAGVRPAVDVGISVSRVGGSAQTKAMKKVAGTLRLDLAQFRELEAFAQLGTELDPATQRQIDRGSRLVELLKQPQYKPMPGEKQVISIYAATKGFMDKVPVAQIREFETKLLDFIEKTHNEFYVTIRDTKGLPDEAKLNSVLKDFAESFLSNKSGDPR
- the atpG gene encoding ATP synthase F1 subunit gamma — protein: MATSKEIRSRIGSVQNTKKITRTMELVSTAKAKKAVDKVVASRPYADKIRELIGSLAAQGEVADHPLLRKHSHIRRALVVIVTANRGLCGGYNANVLRTGIALIEEYKKQNVEVVVHLIGKKAISFFNYQKIPYAASFTHIDDKMGFGDAQKFAEDYMEKFALEAVDKIDVIYTKYFSAANQKPVTETILPVEINESEKGHKSQPFLFEPDPQAILQSLLPKAICQNFYQALLDANASEQIARRIAMKNATDAASDMIKALTLQYNRVRQAKITQEIAEIVGGAAAIQ